A DNA window from Streptomyces canus contains the following coding sequences:
- a CDS encoding DUF4190 domain-containing protein: MTDGTQPNGDSRDPWAPPESGPSLEKSPSPPVHDQPTVTSVPNDGYGFPPPGAAGPAPTPGYGYPGPAQGVPVGGPGPGIPGGPASVPPPPVGPEGPGAPVGYGYPNYQQGYGGWPAPPMPPQNGMGVAAMVLGILSCALFCMYGILSLVLGVLAIVFGIKGRKRAERGEATNHGQAQAGFIMGIIGTILGVAVIVLLAIGITAAINSEDDSDYYDGSLAVVAAAASVA; the protein is encoded by the coding sequence ATGACGGACGGAACGCAGCCGAACGGGGACAGTCGGGACCCGTGGGCGCCGCCGGAAAGTGGGCCTTCTTTGGAGAAGAGCCCGTCGCCGCCCGTGCACGATCAGCCCACCGTGACGTCCGTGCCGAACGACGGCTACGGCTTTCCGCCTCCCGGAGCCGCGGGGCCCGCCCCCACTCCCGGCTACGGCTACCCCGGCCCGGCACAGGGCGTGCCCGTCGGCGGTCCCGGACCCGGCATACCCGGTGGGCCCGCCTCCGTGCCGCCCCCGCCCGTCGGGCCGGAAGGCCCCGGCGCCCCCGTCGGCTACGGCTACCCCAACTACCAGCAGGGGTACGGCGGTTGGCCCGCCCCGCCGATGCCCCCGCAGAACGGCATGGGGGTCGCCGCGATGGTGCTGGGCATCCTGTCCTGCGCGCTGTTCTGCATGTACGGCATCCTCTCGCTGGTGCTCGGGGTCCTCGCCATCGTCTTCGGGATCAAGGGACGCAAGCGGGCCGAGCGGGGTGAAGCCACCAACCACGGCCAGGCGCAGGCCGGATTCATCATGGGGATCATCGGGACGATCCTCGGCGTCGCCGTGATCGTGCTGCTCGCCATCGGCATCACCGCCGCCATCAACTCGGAGGACGACTCCGACTACTACGACGGCTCCCTCGCCGTCGTGGCGGCCGCCGCCTCGGTGGCGTAG
- a CDS encoding glycerophosphodiester phosphodiesterase, with protein sequence MHKLTAVAHRGDPYHVRENTIGSLRAALDRGADAVEIDVRLTRDGVPVLLHDETLKRLWEHDRPLLALSADEVRGLTDGRVPTLAEALRAIDGHRLMLDLPGTREVRVARRVVDVVRECGAQDRVYYCADATAMLAVRAADPSAEIALTWTTLAPPRPTLLDAVRPRWLNYRFGLMDRGLADRIHADGYLISVWTPDTRRSMRRLAAVGVDSITTNRVDVLCALRAHANGS encoded by the coding sequence ATGCACAAGCTGACGGCCGTGGCACACCGCGGCGACCCCTACCACGTCCGTGAGAACACGATCGGCTCCCTGCGTGCCGCGCTCGACCGGGGCGCGGACGCGGTGGAGATCGACGTACGGCTCACCAGGGACGGCGTACCGGTGCTGCTCCACGACGAGACGCTGAAGCGGCTGTGGGAGCACGACCGTCCCCTCCTCGCCCTGTCGGCGGACGAGGTACGAGGACTGACGGACGGCAGGGTGCCGACGCTCGCGGAGGCCCTGCGGGCCATCGACGGCCACCGCCTGATGCTCGACCTGCCCGGCACGAGAGAGGTGAGAGTCGCCCGCCGCGTCGTCGACGTGGTCCGCGAGTGCGGAGCCCAGGACCGCGTCTACTACTGCGCCGACGCCACCGCCATGCTCGCCGTACGCGCGGCCGACCCGTCCGCGGAGATCGCGCTCACCTGGACGACCCTCGCGCCCCCGCGTCCCACCCTCCTGGACGCGGTGCGGCCCCGCTGGCTCAACTACCGTTTCGGTCTGATGGACCGCGGTCTCGCCGACCGTATCCACGCCGACGGCTACCTGATCTCCGTCTGGACCCCTGACACCCGCCGGTCGATGCGCCGCCTGGCCGCCGTGGGCGTCGACTCGATCACGACGAACCGGGTGGACGTGCTCTGCGCGCTGAGAGCCCACGCGAACGGGAGTTAG
- a CDS encoding ABC transporter substrate-binding protein, which translates to MEQYEPDRLSPAQVAAMRRSFRSGRAAMTRRSLLRASAGGALTVGGLGALSACGIPAAGNTKGGVSAEDHSAKEKVVNFSNWTEYIDVDESEKHHPTLDQFKKRTGISVKYTEDINDNVEFFGKIKPQLAAGQDTGRDIIVLTDWLAARLIRLGWVQKLDASNLPHAYANLSAQFRDPDWDPGRAYSYVWQGISTVIAYNKKALDGVEVKSVSDLLDNAKLKGRVGFLSEMRDSIGMTLLDMGKDPSHFTADDYDAAIARLQKAVDKGQIRRFTGNDYTSDLTSGDFAACIAWAGDVVQLKADSPDIDFIIPDSGYMTSTDNMLIPNKARHKTNAERLIDFYYEPKPAAELAAYINYVSPVDGVKPELEKLDPDAANNPLIIPDKAMAAKSHAFRSLSSKEETAFEEKFAKLTGA; encoded by the coding sequence ATGGAGCAGTACGAGCCCGACCGCCTGTCCCCGGCCCAAGTGGCCGCCATGCGGCGCAGCTTCCGAAGCGGCCGGGCCGCCATGACCCGGCGGTCCCTGTTGCGTGCCTCCGCGGGCGGCGCGCTCACGGTCGGCGGCCTCGGGGCGCTGAGCGCCTGTGGCATCCCCGCGGCCGGCAACACCAAGGGCGGCGTCTCCGCGGAGGACCACTCGGCCAAGGAGAAGGTCGTCAACTTCTCCAACTGGACCGAGTACATCGACGTGGACGAGAGCGAGAAGCACCACCCCACGCTCGACCAGTTCAAGAAGCGGACCGGCATCTCGGTGAAGTACACCGAGGACATCAACGACAACGTCGAGTTCTTCGGGAAGATCAAGCCGCAGTTGGCCGCCGGTCAGGACACCGGACGGGACATCATCGTCCTCACGGACTGGCTTGCCGCCCGGCTCATCCGCCTCGGGTGGGTCCAGAAACTGGACGCCTCCAACCTGCCGCACGCGTACGCCAATCTGTCCGCGCAGTTCCGTGACCCGGACTGGGATCCCGGGCGGGCCTACAGCTATGTGTGGCAGGGCATCTCGACCGTCATCGCCTACAACAAGAAGGCCCTCGACGGCGTGGAGGTCAAGTCGGTCTCCGACCTGCTCGACAACGCCAAGCTCAAGGGGCGCGTCGGCTTCCTGTCCGAGATGCGCGACAGCATCGGCATGACCCTGCTCGACATGGGCAAGGACCCGTCGCACTTCACCGCCGACGACTACGACGCGGCGATCGCACGCCTCCAGAAGGCCGTCGACAAGGGGCAGATCCGCCGCTTCACCGGCAACGACTACACCTCCGACCTGACCAGCGGCGACTTCGCGGCCTGTATCGCCTGGGCCGGTGACGTCGTACAGCTGAAGGCGGACAGCCCGGACATCGACTTCATCATCCCGGACAGCGGATACATGACCTCGACCGACAACATGCTGATCCCCAACAAGGCGCGTCACAAGACGAACGCCGAGCGGCTCATCGACTTCTACTACGAGCCGAAGCCGGCCGCCGAGCTCGCCGCCTACATCAACTACGTGTCTCCCGTCGACGGTGTGAAGCCCGAGCTGGAGAAGCTCGACCCGGATGCGGCGAACAACCCGCTGATCATCCCCGACAAGGCCATGGCCGCGAAGTCCCACGCCTTCCGCTCCCTGAGCTCGAAGGAAGAGACGGCCTTTGAAGAGAAGTTCGCGAAGCTGACTGGGGCGTGA
- a CDS encoding NAD(P)/FAD-dependent oxidoreductase, which translates to MAPGAMSRWTKALSEAQPVPYWLDDPGRPRPEPALTGAETCDLLVVGGGYSGLWTALNAKERDPQRDVVLLEGREVGWAASGRNGGFCAASLTHGLPNGLTRWPDEIHKLQELGARNLDEIEKAVARHDLDCEFERTGEIDVATETYQARELRDWYEELQEKGLADGVDFLDADAVREQVDSPTFEAGLWDRRGVAMLNPAKLVWGLKRACLGLGVRVYENTPALDLKSYGAAMAVRTPYGSVRARKVALGTNIFPSLVKRVRSYTVPVYDYALMTEPLSDEQIEAIGWKNRQGLGDSANQFHYFRLSADNRILWGGYDAVYPYGGRVRAEYDDRPETYAKLAGHFFTCFPQLEGVRFTHAWGGAIDTCSRFSAFYGTAHHGKVAYAAGYTGLGVGATRFGADVMLDLLAGEATERTSLEMVRKKPLPFPPEPFAWTGIALTKWSLARADSHGGRRNLWLRTMDKLGLGFDS; encoded by the coding sequence ATGGCCCCAGGCGCCATGAGCCGTTGGACCAAGGCACTTTCCGAAGCCCAGCCGGTCCCGTACTGGCTGGACGACCCCGGCAGGCCCCGTCCCGAGCCCGCCCTCACCGGCGCCGAGACCTGCGACCTGCTGGTCGTCGGCGGTGGCTACAGCGGGCTGTGGACCGCGCTCAACGCGAAAGAGCGTGACCCGCAGCGGGACGTGGTCCTGCTGGAAGGCCGTGAGGTGGGCTGGGCCGCCTCCGGTCGCAACGGCGGCTTCTGTGCCGCCTCCCTCACCCACGGTCTGCCCAACGGGCTGACCCGCTGGCCGGACGAGATCCACAAGCTCCAGGAGCTGGGCGCCCGCAACCTCGACGAGATCGAGAAGGCGGTCGCCCGGCACGACCTCGACTGCGAGTTCGAGCGCACCGGCGAGATCGACGTGGCGACCGAGACGTACCAGGCCCGGGAACTGCGCGACTGGTACGAGGAGCTCCAGGAGAAGGGCCTCGCCGACGGTGTCGACTTCCTGGACGCCGACGCGGTGCGGGAGCAGGTGGACTCGCCGACCTTCGAGGCGGGGCTGTGGGACCGCCGGGGCGTGGCCATGCTCAACCCGGCCAAGCTCGTCTGGGGCCTGAAGCGGGCGTGTCTGGGACTCGGTGTCCGGGTCTACGAGAACACGCCCGCCCTGGACCTGAAGTCGTACGGCGCCGCCATGGCCGTACGCACGCCGTACGGTTCGGTCCGGGCCCGGAAGGTCGCGCTCGGCACGAACATCTTCCCGAGCCTGGTCAAGCGGGTGCGGTCGTACACCGTGCCGGTCTACGACTACGCGCTGATGACCGAGCCGCTGAGCGACGAGCAGATCGAGGCGATCGGCTGGAAGAACCGGCAGGGCCTGGGCGACAGCGCCAACCAGTTCCACTACTTCCGACTCTCCGCCGACAACCGCATCCTGTGGGGCGGTTACGACGCGGTCTACCCGTACGGCGGCCGGGTGCGGGCCGAGTACGACGACCGGCCGGAGACGTACGCCAAGCTCGCCGGACACTTCTTCACCTGCTTCCCGCAGCTGGAGGGCGTCCGCTTCACGCACGCGTGGGGCGGTGCGATCGACACCTGCTCGCGGTTCTCCGCGTTCTACGGCACCGCGCACCACGGCAAGGTGGCGTACGCGGCCGGCTACACGGGTCTCGGTGTCGGTGCGACCCGGTTCGGGGCGGACGTGATGCTGGACCTGCTGGCCGGGGAGGCCACCGAGCGGACCTCGCTGGAGATGGTCCGCAAGAAGCCGCTGCCCTTCCCGCCGGAGCCCTTCGCCTGGACCGGTATCGCCCTCACCAAGTGGTCGCTGGCCCGTGCCGACTCGCACGGTGGGCGGCGCAACCTGTGGCTGCGGACCATGGACAAACTCGGTCTGGGATTCGACAGCTGA
- a CDS encoding ABC transporter permease yields the protein MATLTEAPPPLSPTAPEKKPPRRRGRFTPYWLLLPGILWLLVFFALPMIYQASTSVQTGSLETGYKVTWHFATYWDALSQYWPQFLRSLLYAGAATVLCLVLGYPLAYLIAFRAGRWRNLIMILVIAPFFTSFLIRTLAWKTILADSGPVVSTLNTLHVLDVTNWLGWTAGDRVLATPLAVVCGLTYNFLPFMILPLYTSLERIDGRLHEAAGDLYAKPVTTFRKVTFPLSMPGVVSGTLLTFIPAAGDYVNADLLGSTDTRMVGNVIQTQFLRILDYPTAAALSFILMAAILFMVTLYIRRSGTEDLV from the coding sequence ATGGCGACGCTCACCGAGGCGCCGCCGCCTCTCTCCCCGACCGCGCCCGAGAAGAAGCCCCCGCGCAGGAGGGGCCGCTTCACGCCGTACTGGCTGCTGCTGCCCGGCATCCTGTGGCTGCTGGTCTTCTTCGCGCTGCCGATGATCTACCAGGCCTCCACGTCCGTGCAGACGGGCTCCCTGGAGACGGGCTACAAGGTCACCTGGCACTTCGCGACCTACTGGGACGCACTGTCCCAGTACTGGCCGCAGTTCCTTCGCTCGCTCCTGTACGCCGGTGCCGCGACGGTCCTCTGCCTGGTGCTGGGGTATCCGCTCGCGTATCTCATCGCGTTCCGCGCGGGGCGCTGGCGGAACCTGATCATGATCCTGGTGATCGCGCCGTTCTTCACCAGCTTCCTGATCCGCACCCTCGCCTGGAAGACGATCCTCGCGGACAGCGGCCCGGTGGTGAGCACGCTCAACACGCTGCACGTCCTGGACGTCACCAACTGGCTGGGCTGGACCGCCGGCGACCGTGTACTGGCCACACCGCTCGCGGTGGTGTGCGGTCTGACGTACAACTTCCTGCCGTTCATGATCCTGCCGCTCTACACCTCGCTCGAACGCATCGACGGGCGGCTGCACGAGGCGGCGGGCGACCTGTACGCCAAGCCGGTCACCACCTTCCGCAAGGTCACCTTCCCGCTGTCGATGCCGGGCGTGGTCTCCGGGACGCTGCTGACCTTCATCCCGGCGGCCGGTGACTACGTCAACGCGGACCTGCTCGGCTCCACGGACACCCGCATGGTCGGAAACGTCATCCAGACGCAGTTCCTGAGGATTCTGGACTATCCGACGGCCGCGGCTCTCTCCTTCATCCTGATGGCCGCGATTCTCTTCATGGTCACGCTCTACATCCGTAGGTCCGGCACGGAGGATCTGGTTTAA
- a CDS encoding NADPH-dependent F420 reductase yields MRVGIIGRGGMADALGTQWRRAGHEVVTGSRSGGLREAAEFGTDAVLLAVPYEAVVEVVGGLREVLLGKVLIDCTNPVGPGFGLLTSGGPSAAERIASAAPSAHVVKAFNLCHEDVWRLTPPVFDGRPLAVPLCGDDEGALTVVRRLVRDLGCEPLNAGGLDQAGLVEATAALLIRLWVGEGADAQAISPPRAYAGT; encoded by the coding sequence ATGCGGGTGGGAATCATCGGCCGGGGCGGTATGGCGGACGCGCTGGGTACGCAGTGGCGGCGGGCCGGGCACGAGGTGGTCACCGGCAGTCGCTCGGGCGGGCTGCGTGAGGCGGCGGAGTTCGGGACGGACGCGGTGCTGCTCGCGGTGCCGTACGAGGCGGTGGTCGAGGTCGTCGGTGGGCTGCGGGAGGTGCTTTTGGGGAAGGTGCTGATCGACTGCACCAATCCGGTGGGGCCCGGTTTCGGTCTGCTCACCTCGGGTGGGCCCTCGGCCGCCGAACGCATCGCCTCCGCCGCACCTTCGGCGCACGTGGTGAAGGCCTTCAACCTGTGCCACGAGGACGTCTGGCGGCTGACCCCGCCCGTCTTCGACGGCCGCCCCCTCGCGGTGCCGCTGTGCGGGGACGACGAGGGGGCCCTGACCGTCGTACGACGACTCGTCCGCGACCTGGGCTGCGAGCCGCTGAACGCGGGGGGACTGGACCAGGCCGGGCTCGTGGAGGCGACCGCGGCGCTGCTGATCCGGCTGTGGGTGGGGGAGGGGGCGGACGCACAGGCGATCTCGCCACCGCGGGCGTACGCGGGAACCTAA
- a CDS encoding phosphatase PAP2 family protein produces MRDTPRPQGTVGDIRPGPPQLRPGRALAHTTGASGSGSPHRSDSRPPQTPRGGRPSDPIGRLGTTPPVPGRPAFLIFLLGSAVLLFALITWQVVEDGPLLRVDERVSRALVHPDRASAALADLGNVEVAVPVLFAALLWSAWRARRTGTDRWWLPPTAAAVLMALVPALVVPLKELTDRSGTPVVPPGTGYYPSGHTATAAIAYGAATLLVLPWLRTTRARRALVILYGLLVLGVSFGLVRRGWHWPLDVVASWCLCTALLLGFWLFLARLGRR; encoded by the coding sequence ATGAGAGATACACCCCGCCCACAGGGGACTGTGGGCGACATCAGGCCGGGGCCTCCCCAGCTTCGACCTGGTCGTGCCCTCGCGCACACAACAGGAGCCTCCGGCTCCGGATCTCCTCACCGATCGGACAGTCGCCCGCCCCAAACCCCCCGGGGCGGCCGACCATCCGATCCGATCGGCCGCCTCGGAACCACCCCCCCTGTTCCGGGGCGGCCGGCCTTCCTCATCTTCCTTCTCGGAAGCGCGGTCCTCCTCTTCGCCCTGATCACCTGGCAGGTCGTCGAGGACGGACCGCTTCTGCGTGTCGACGAACGGGTCAGCCGCGCACTCGTCCACCCGGACCGCGCCTCGGCGGCCCTCGCCGACCTGGGCAATGTCGAGGTCGCGGTTCCGGTCCTGTTCGCGGCCCTCCTCTGGTCGGCCTGGCGGGCCCGCCGCACAGGTACAGACCGCTGGTGGCTGCCGCCCACCGCGGCGGCCGTCCTGATGGCACTGGTCCCGGCCCTCGTGGTCCCCCTCAAGGAGCTCACCGACCGCTCGGGCACCCCGGTCGTCCCGCCCGGTACCGGCTACTACCCCTCGGGGCACACCGCCACGGCCGCCATCGCCTACGGCGCCGCCACCCTGCTCGTCCTCCCCTGGCTCCGCACCACCCGCGCCCGCCGCGCACTCGTCATCCTCTACGGCCTTCTCGTTCTCGGCGTCTCCTTCGGCCTGGTCCGCCGCGGCTGGCACTGGCCTCTGGACGTGGTGGCCAGCTGGTGCCTCTGCACGGCCCTGCTGCTCGGGTTCTGGCTTTTCCTGGCACGCCTCGGCCGCCGCTGA
- a CDS encoding ABC transporter permease, with protein MTFVNWLKRHLVVIAGLITLGYLLLPNVVVTVFSFNKPKGRFNYQWQQFSLDAWKDPCGVADMCGSLSISLQIAFWATIGATALGTMIAFALVRYRFRARGAVNSLIFLPMAMPEVVMAASLLTLFLNMGAQLGFWTILIAHIMFCLSFVVTAVKARVMSMDPRLEQAAQDLYAGPLQTFVRVTLPIAAPGIAAGALLAFALSFDDFIITNFNAGSTVTFPMFVWGSAQRGTPVQINVIGTTMFLVAVLLVLVSMVVSNRRNKQKPL; from the coding sequence ATGACCTTCGTCAACTGGCTCAAGCGCCACCTCGTCGTCATCGCCGGACTGATCACGCTCGGATATCTGCTGCTGCCGAACGTCGTCGTCACGGTGTTCTCCTTCAACAAACCGAAGGGGCGCTTCAACTATCAGTGGCAGCAGTTCTCCCTGGACGCATGGAAGGACCCCTGCGGGGTCGCCGACATGTGCGGCTCGCTCTCCATCAGCCTTCAGATCGCGTTCTGGGCGACGATCGGCGCGACCGCCCTCGGCACGATGATCGCCTTCGCACTGGTCCGTTACCGCTTCCGCGCCCGCGGCGCCGTGAACTCGCTGATCTTCCTGCCGATGGCGATGCCCGAGGTCGTCATGGCGGCCTCGCTGCTCACCCTGTTCCTCAACATGGGCGCACAGCTGGGCTTCTGGACGATCCTCATCGCCCACATCATGTTCTGCCTCAGCTTCGTCGTGACGGCGGTCAAGGCGCGCGTGATGTCGATGGACCCGCGCCTGGAACAGGCGGCCCAGGACCTCTACGCCGGGCCCCTGCAGACCTTCGTCCGGGTCACTCTGCCGATCGCCGCCCCCGGAATCGCCGCGGGCGCGCTGCTCGCCTTCGCGCTCTCCTTCGACGATTTCATCATCACCAACTTCAACGCGGGCTCGACCGTCACCTTCCCCATGTTCGTCTGGGGTTCGGCACAGCGCGGAACGCCCGTTCAGATCAATGTCATCGGTACGACCATGTTCCTCGTCGCCGTGCTTCTGGTGCTGGTCTCGATGGTCGTCAGCAACCGCCGTAACAAGCAGAAGCCTCTGTAG
- a CDS encoding gamma-aminobutyraldehyde dehydrogenase, whose translation MHKPGSTTPDRFAAQERFAEGAQFIGGRLTKGTSGRTHAVVDPARGEEVFTYELAGVEDVDAAVAAARAAFPGWAATTPGERSDALHRFAAVLAECAEDFARAESLQCGKPLKLTREFDVPGTIDNTAFFAGAARHLQGQSAGEYSGDHTSYVRREPIGVVGSIAPWNYPLQMAAWKILPAIAAGNTIVLKPAEITPLTSLLFAQAATRAGIPDGVVNIVTGTGKEAGERLVGHPDVAMTSFTGSTAVGKRVAEIATATVKRLHLELGGKAPFLVFDDADLEAAVNGAVAGALINTGQDCTAATRAYVQRPLYDAFVEKTAALMETVRLGDPFAAGTDLGPLISHVQRDRVAGFVDRARAYARVVTGGEVPEGELAKGAYYRPTLVTDAAQDSEIVQSEIFGPVLVVLPFDSDDEGIRLANDTPYGLAASAWSRDVYRANRATREIKAGCVWVNDHIPILSEMPHGGYKASGFGKDMSSYSFEEYTQIKHVMFDNTAVAAKDWHRTIFGDR comes from the coding sequence ATGCACAAGCCGGGCAGTACCACCCCGGACCGGTTCGCGGCCCAGGAGCGGTTCGCCGAAGGTGCGCAGTTCATCGGAGGGCGCCTGACCAAGGGGACCTCCGGTCGTACGCACGCGGTCGTGGATCCCGCGCGTGGGGAAGAGGTCTTCACCTACGAGCTGGCGGGCGTCGAGGACGTGGATGCCGCCGTCGCCGCGGCTCGCGCGGCCTTTCCGGGCTGGGCGGCCACCACTCCCGGTGAGCGGTCCGACGCCCTGCACCGGTTCGCCGCCGTGCTCGCCGAGTGCGCCGAGGACTTCGCCCGGGCGGAGTCGCTCCAGTGCGGGAAGCCGCTGAAGCTGACCCGGGAGTTCGACGTCCCGGGCACGATCGACAACACCGCCTTCTTCGCCGGTGCCGCCCGGCATCTGCAGGGGCAGTCCGCCGGTGAGTACTCCGGTGACCACACGTCGTACGTCAGGCGCGAGCCCATCGGTGTCGTGGGGTCCATCGCGCCCTGGAACTACCCTCTCCAGATGGCCGCCTGGAAGATCCTTCCGGCCATCGCCGCGGGCAACACGATCGTGCTCAAGCCCGCCGAGATCACCCCGCTCACCTCGCTGCTCTTCGCCCAGGCCGCCACCAGGGCGGGCATTCCCGACGGTGTCGTCAACATCGTCACGGGGACCGGGAAAGAGGCCGGGGAGCGTCTGGTCGGACATCCCGACGTGGCCATGACCTCGTTCACCGGGTCGACGGCCGTGGGCAAGCGCGTGGCCGAGATCGCCACCGCCACCGTCAAGCGGCTGCACCTGGAGCTCGGCGGCAAGGCTCCCTTCCTCGTCTTCGACGACGCCGACCTGGAAGCCGCCGTCAACGGAGCCGTCGCGGGCGCGCTCATCAACACCGGGCAGGACTGCACGGCCGCCACGCGCGCGTACGTGCAGCGGCCGCTGTACGACGCCTTCGTCGAGAAGACCGCCGCGCTCATGGAGACCGTCCGGCTCGGGGACCCCTTCGCCGCCGGCACCGATCTCGGGCCGCTCATCTCGCACGTCCAGCGGGACCGGGTCGCCGGGTTCGTCGACCGTGCGCGTGCCTACGCGCGCGTGGTGACCGGCGGCGAGGTGCCCGAGGGGGAGCTCGCCAAAGGGGCGTACTACAGGCCCACGCTCGTCACCGACGCCGCCCAGGACAGCGAGATCGTCCAGTCCGAGATCTTCGGACCCGTCCTTGTCGTCCTGCCGTTCGACAGTGATGACGAAGGCATCCGGCTCGCCAACGACACCCCCTACGGGCTTGCCGCCTCCGCCTGGAGCCGGGACGTCTACCGGGCGAACCGGGCCACCCGTGAGATCAAGGCCGGGTGCGTGTGGGTCAACGACCACATCCCGATCCTCAGCGAGATGCCCCACGGCGGGTACAAGGCGTCCGGCTTCGGCAAGGACATGTCCTCGTACTCGTTCGAGGAGTACACCCAGATCAAGCACGTCATGTTCGACAACACGGCGGTGGCGGCGAAGGACTGGCACCGCACGATCTTCGGGGACCGTTAG
- a CDS encoding ABC transporter ATP-binding protein produces MTNKNTDSSGDVRLSGISKTYDNGFTAVQPLDLTVPQGSFFALLGASGCGKTTTLRVIAGLEEPTTGTVHLGDQEVTRLPPYKRPVNTVFQSYALFPHLDIFENVAFGLRRRGIKSVKKQVEDMLELVQLGEQARKKPHQLSGGQQQRVAVARALINTPKVLLLDEPLGALDLKLRRQMQLELKRIQTEVGITFVHVTHDQEEAMTMADTVAVMNAGRVEQLGSPTDLYENPNTTFVANFLGTSNLIEAEVDSRSGGEIALKAGGGKLVLPEARYAGPTTTGGKVLVGVRPEKISLTHADEAGAIPEGRNRITGKIADSSFIGVSTQYVIDSPVCPEFEVYAQNIDRDDRLVPGAEVVLHWNPAHTFGLDADQDIDAGIQEEAAV; encoded by the coding sequence ATGACGAACAAGAACACCGACAGCAGCGGCGACGTCCGTCTCTCCGGCATCAGCAAGACGTACGACAACGGCTTCACCGCCGTACAGCCGCTCGACCTGACCGTCCCCCAGGGCTCCTTCTTCGCTCTGCTCGGCGCCTCCGGCTGCGGCAAGACGACCACGCTGCGCGTGATCGCCGGACTCGAGGAGCCCACGACGGGCACCGTGCACCTCGGCGACCAGGAGGTCACCCGGCTGCCGCCCTACAAGCGGCCGGTGAACACCGTCTTCCAGTCGTACGCCCTCTTCCCGCACCTCGACATCTTCGAGAACGTCGCCTTCGGTCTGCGCCGACGCGGCATCAAGTCGGTGAAGAAGCAGGTCGAGGACATGCTGGAACTCGTGCAGCTGGGCGAGCAGGCCCGCAAGAAGCCGCACCAGCTGTCCGGTGGCCAGCAGCAGCGGGTCGCCGTGGCGCGGGCGCTGATCAACACGCCCAAGGTGCTGCTGCTGGACGAGCCGCTCGGCGCCCTCGACCTCAAGCTGCGCCGCCAGATGCAGCTGGAGCTCAAGCGCATCCAGACCGAGGTCGGCATCACCTTCGTGCACGTCACGCACGACCAGGAGGAGGCCATGACCATGGCCGACACGGTCGCCGTGATGAACGCGGGCCGCGTCGAGCAGCTCGGCTCGCCGACCGACCTGTACGAGAACCCCAACACCACCTTCGTCGCCAACTTCCTCGGCACCTCCAACCTCATCGAGGCCGAGGTCGACTCCAGGAGCGGTGGTGAGATCGCGCTGAAGGCGGGCGGCGGCAAGCTGGTGCTTCCCGAGGCGCGCTATGCCGGGCCCACGACGACCGGCGGCAAGGTGCTGGTCGGCGTCCGGCCGGAGAAGATCTCCCTCACCCACGCCGACGAGGCCGGGGCGATTCCGGAGGGCCGCAACCGGATCACCGGGAAGATCGCCGACTCCTCCTTCATCGGCGTCTCCACGCAGTACGTCATCGACAGCCCCGTCTGCCCCGAGTTCGAGGTCTACGCCCAGAACATCGACCGCGACGACCGGCTCGTCCCCGGCGCCGAGGTCGTCCTGCACTGGAACCCGGCCCACACCTTCGGCCTGGACGCCGACCAGGACATCGACGCCGGCATCCAGGAAGAGGCGGCGGTCTGA
- a CDS encoding NADAR family protein, producing the protein MGKITGTIDSQDALVKQVRAGAKIKYLHFWGHRPRPDGHVGASCLSQWWPSPFVVDGLTYATAEHWMMAGKARLFEDQEAERRVLAAGSPAQAKSVGRLVRGFDERTWRRERFGIVVEGSVHKFAAHADLREFLLNTGDRVLVEASPVDRVWGIGLAADDEAAGDPERWRGPNLLGFALMEARHRLRNA; encoded by the coding sequence ATGGGGAAGATCACGGGGACGATCGATTCACAGGACGCCCTGGTCAAGCAGGTCCGGGCCGGAGCGAAGATCAAGTATCTGCACTTCTGGGGACACCGCCCGCGTCCGGACGGCCACGTCGGCGCGAGCTGTCTGAGCCAGTGGTGGCCGTCACCGTTCGTGGTGGACGGGCTGACCTATGCGACCGCCGAGCACTGGATGATGGCGGGCAAGGCGCGCCTTTTCGAAGATCAGGAGGCCGAGCGCCGCGTGCTGGCGGCCGGATCTCCGGCCCAGGCCAAGAGCGTGGGTCGTCTGGTCCGGGGTTTCGACGAGCGGACCTGGCGGCGCGAGCGCTTCGGGATCGTCGTCGAGGGCAGCGTCCACAAGTTCGCGGCGCACGCAGACCTGCGGGAGTTCCTCCTGAACACCGGCGACCGGGTCCTGGTGGAGGCCAGCCCGGTGGACCGGGTGTGGGGAATCGGCCTCGCGGCGGACGACGAGGCGGCGGGCGACCCGGAGCGCTGGCGAGGCCCGAATCTCCTGGGCTTCGCGCTGATGGAGGCGAGACACCGCCTCAGAAACGCGTGA